From Chryseobacterium shandongense, the proteins below share one genomic window:
- a CDS encoding alpha-ketoacid dehydrogenase subunit alpha/beta: MQTTYIETQQISFQDFKNQILEDYKLGRISREMSYLGRREVLTGKAKFGIFGDGKELPQLAMAKVFKDGDFRSGYYRDQTFALAVDALTVESFFAQLYADTSVEREPASAGRQMNGHFATRSLNEDGSWKDLTTQKNISSDISPTAGQMPRLLGLAQASKIYKSVKFEGSEKFSKDGNEIAFGTIGDASTAEGHFWETLNAACALQVPMIVSIWDDGYGISVPTMKQRAKADIAEMLSGFQRKEGEFQGCEIIQVKAWDYPSLLDAYARAEQFARMESIPVVVHVVEVTQPQGHSTSGSHERYKNEDRLAWESQFDGLVKFKEWILNYSIEIDGKEEVLATAEELDAIDEEAKKTVKAGQKAAWENYQKTITDLIHSVLPFVESLKGQNSEIENYISQFNKLVSKAKKDVFHLVRRSLLATRGTNSAERNQLMQKYNEIFEVEKDNYSSHLYSQSQWKAENVKEIKPIYSDASEDVDGRVVVRNNFDKIFEKYPETLVFGEDAGNIGDVNQGLEGMQEKYGEVRVADTGIREATILGQGIGMAMRGLRPIAEIQYLDYILYCLQGMSDDLATVQYRTKGGQKAPVIIRTRGHRLEGVWHSGSPMAGILNLSKGILVLVPRNLTKAAGFYNTMLQSDEPAVIVECLNGYRLKEKQPDNLGEFTVPVGKIEVTKEGKDVTLVTYGSTWRIVMEAAEELEKLGISAEVIDVQSLIPFDLSHEIAESVKKTNRLVVIDEDVEGGTSAFILQQILEKQKAFRFLDSDPLTISANDHRPAYASDGDYFSKPSADDMVEKIYAMFNETNPQKYPAIF; this comes from the coding sequence ATGCAGACAACCTATATTGAAACACAGCAAATTTCCTTTCAAGACTTTAAAAATCAGATACTTGAAGATTATAAGTTAGGAAGGATTTCTCGCGAAATGTCATATCTGGGCAGAAGAGAAGTTCTTACGGGAAAAGCTAAATTTGGTATTTTTGGGGATGGTAAGGAACTTCCTCAGCTTGCAATGGCGAAAGTTTTCAAAGATGGAGACTTCCGTTCGGGATATTACAGAGATCAGACCTTTGCGCTGGCTGTTGATGCGTTGACTGTTGAAAGCTTCTTTGCTCAGCTCTATGCAGATACAAGTGTAGAAAGAGAGCCTGCTTCGGCAGGAAGACAGATGAACGGGCATTTTGCTACACGAAGTCTTAATGAAGATGGAAGCTGGAAAGATTTAACCACTCAAAAAAACATTTCTTCAGACATTTCACCGACTGCCGGACAAATGCCGAGATTATTAGGATTGGCACAAGCTTCCAAAATATATAAATCCGTAAAATTTGAAGGTTCGGAAAAATTCTCCAAAGACGGAAACGAAATCGCTTTCGGTACCATCGGAGATGCTTCTACAGCAGAAGGCCATTTTTGGGAAACGTTGAATGCGGCCTGTGCGCTTCAAGTTCCGATGATCGTTTCAATCTGGGATGACGGGTACGGGATTTCCGTTCCTACCATGAAACAGAGAGCAAAAGCAGATATTGCTGAAATGCTGAGCGGTTTCCAAAGAAAAGAAGGTGAATTCCAGGGATGTGAAATCATTCAGGTGAAAGCCTGGGATTATCCTTCATTGCTAGATGCCTACGCCAGAGCAGAACAGTTTGCAAGAATGGAAAGCATTCCGGTAGTAGTTCACGTGGTGGAAGTGACGCAGCCTCAGGGACATTCCACTTCAGGATCTCACGAAAGATATAAAAATGAGGACCGTCTGGCTTGGGAATCCCAGTTTGACGGATTGGTTAAATTCAAAGAATGGATTCTGAATTATTCCATCGAAATCGACGGCAAAGAAGAAGTATTGGCAACAGCTGAAGAATTGGATGCAATTGATGAAGAAGCTAAAAAAACGGTAAAAGCAGGACAAAAAGCAGCATGGGAAAACTATCAGAAAACAATAACGGACCTGATTCATTCAGTTTTACCATTTGTTGAAAGTCTTAAAGGTCAGAATTCCGAAATTGAAAATTATATTAGTCAGTTCAATAAACTGGTTTCAAAAGCGAAAAAAGATGTTTTTCATTTGGTGAGAAGATCTTTACTGGCAACAAGAGGAACAAATTCAGCAGAAAGAAATCAGCTGATGCAGAAATACAATGAGATTTTTGAGGTGGAAAAAGATAATTATTCGTCTCACTTATATTCTCAGTCTCAGTGGAAAGCTGAAAACGTAAAAGAAATTAAACCAATCTATTCTGATGCCTCTGAAGATGTGGACGGAAGAGTAGTGGTACGAAATAATTTTGATAAAATTTTCGAAAAATATCCTGAAACACTAGTCTTTGGTGAAGACGCCGGAAATATCGGTGATGTCAACCAGGGATTAGAAGGAATGCAGGAAAAATACGGCGAAGTTCGTGTTGCCGATACAGGAATTCGTGAAGCAACAATTCTTGGGCAGGGAATCGGTATGGCGATGAGAGGTCTGAGACCGATCGCTGAAATCCAGTATTTAGATTATATTCTCTATTGTTTACAAGGGATGAGTGATGATCTGGCAACCGTTCAGTACAGAACAAAAGGCGGACAGAAAGCTCCGGTAATCATCAGAACAAGAGGTCACAGACTGGAAGGGGTTTGGCATTCAGGTTCTCCAATGGCGGGGATTCTTAATCTTTCCAAAGGAATTCTGGTTTTGGTTCCAAGAAACTTAACGAAAGCTGCCGGATTCTACAACACCATGCTTCAAAGTGATGAACCAGCTGTCATTGTTGAATGTTTAAATGGATACCGTTTAAAAGAAAAACAACCTGATAATTTAGGTGAATTCACTGTTCCTGTAGGAAAAATTGAGGTGACCAAAGAAGGAAAAGATGTAACACTTGTGACGTACGGTTCTACCTGGAGAATTGTCATGGAAGCGGCAGAAGAGCTTGAAAAATTAGGAATTTCTGCGGAAGTAATTGACGTTCAGTCATTGATTCCTTTTGATTTAAGCCATGAAATTGCTGAATCGGTGAAGAAAACTAACCGATTGGTGGTGATCGACGAAGATGTGGAAGGCGGAACTTCAGCGTTTATTCTTCAGCAGATTTTAGAAAAGCAAAAAGCGTTCAGGTTCTTAGATTCTGATCCGTTGACCATCTCTGCAAACGATCACAGACCAGCGTATGCAAGTGACGGAGATTATTTCTCAAAGCCTTCTGCAGACGATATGGTGGAAAAAATCTACGCGATGTTTAATGAAACAAATCCTCAGAAATATCCTGCGATATTTTAG
- a CDS encoding restriction endonuclease — MNNDLEKLAPSKQSAAKNLFATFEILKNEGGQLLGKQVIDKIREKNNLTSWEKEVYEKTGYVRWESILHFYTIDAIKAGFLRKNKGIWYLTEEGEKSISLGPAKMLETASKLYRSWAADKKDNKSLKNDSLENEPIELEENQTQSQKANLDLLEEQAIAGIKEYIRSKNAYEFQDMVAALLRAMGYHTPFISPKGKDGGLDIIAYNDPLGATTPRLKVQVKHRPDSSVPVDDIRSLTGLLNKDGDIGLFVTSGVFTSESERSARESHRHIRLLDINIFIELWQEFYTKMEDEDKNMLPLHSIYFLGSND, encoded by the coding sequence ATGAACAATGATTTAGAAAAGCTTGCACCATCAAAGCAATCTGCGGCTAAAAATCTATTTGCTACCTTTGAAATTCTTAAAAATGAAGGAGGACAATTACTGGGAAAACAAGTAATTGACAAAATAAGGGAAAAGAATAATTTAACAAGCTGGGAAAAAGAAGTATATGAAAAAACAGGCTATGTCCGTTGGGAATCTATACTACATTTTTACACAATTGATGCAATAAAAGCTGGTTTTCTTAGGAAAAATAAAGGTATTTGGTATTTGACAGAAGAAGGTGAAAAATCAATTTCTTTAGGTCCTGCTAAAATGTTAGAAACAGCTTCTAAACTTTATAGATCATGGGCTGCAGATAAAAAAGATAATAAGTCTTTAAAAAATGATAGTTTAGAAAATGAACCAATTGAGTTAGAAGAAAATCAAACTCAAAGTCAAAAAGCTAATCTAGATTTACTCGAAGAACAAGCTATTGCAGGGATAAAAGAATATATCCGAAGTAAGAATGCATATGAGTTTCAAGATATGGTTGCAGCACTTTTAAGGGCTATGGGTTATCACACTCCATTTATTTCTCCGAAAGGAAAAGATGGTGGATTGGATATCATTGCTTATAATGACCCTTTAGGAGCAACAACTCCAAGATTAAAAGTACAAGTTAAACATAGACCAGATTCTTCTGTTCCTGTTGACGATATAAGAAGTTTAACAGGACTGCTAAATAAAGACGGAGACATTGGTTTATTTGTAACTTCTGGAGTGTTCACATCTGAGTCAGAACGGTCAGCAAGAGAAAGTCATAGACATATAAGACTTTTAGATATAAATATCTTTATAGAGTTATGGCAGGAGTTTTATACTAAAATGGAAGACGAAGATAAAAATATGCTACCATTGCATTCAATATATTTTTTAGGAAGTAACGATTAA
- a CDS encoding winged helix-turn-helix transcriptional regulator — protein sequence MKKNELMQYSCPLGKAMSALGSKWKPIIVLVIKDRKLRFGELAVRINVISRKVLTDQLREMEADGLVIREEFKEIPPRVEYSLTEKGLALLPILYQLEEWETKYHVYDPEKEKDCKTILENKNNKKAVV from the coding sequence ATGAAAAAGAATGAATTAATGCAATACAGCTGTCCTCTTGGTAAAGCGATGTCTGCCTTGGGAAGCAAATGGAAACCGATTATTGTTTTGGTGATCAAAGACCGGAAACTGCGTTTTGGAGAACTTGCCGTGCGCATTAATGTTATTTCCAGAAAAGTTTTAACCGATCAACTGAGAGAGATGGAAGCCGACGGACTGGTGATTCGTGAAGAGTTTAAAGAGATCCCTCCGAGAGTAGAATATTCATTGACTGAGAAAGGTTTAGCATTACTTCCGATTTTGTACCAACTTGAGGAATGGGAAACGAAATATCATGTATATGATCCGGAAAAGGAGAAGGATTGCAAAACGATTTTGGAAAATAAGAACAACAAAAAGGCTGTTGTTTGA
- a CDS encoding NADH:flavin oxidoreductase, whose protein sequence is MSTESLFTPFKYKNLELKNRIVMAPMTRAQSDNGVPTQQIADYYARRAAAEVGLILSEGTVINRPASKNMQNIPDFYGTEALNGWKNVIDSVHENGGKMGPQIWHVGDTRSTPDYPAVDMEQASTMTLEDIQDTIAQFAASAKSAKDLGFDVVEIHGAHGYLIDQFFWEGTNTRSDEYGGKTIKERSRFAVDVVKAIRAAVGEDFTIIIRLSQWKQQDYLVKLANTPEEMEEWLLPLKEAGVDIFHCSQRRFWEPEFEGSDLNFAGWAKKITGQPTITVGSVGLEGDFMAAFGGQGTEKADLTELTKRLERGDFDLVAVGRALLQDPEWAKKVKEQNTEALLDFSAESLGVLY, encoded by the coding sequence ATGAGCACAGAATCATTATTTACACCTTTCAAGTATAAAAATTTAGAATTAAAAAATAGAATCGTAATGGCTCCGATGACGAGAGCACAATCAGATAACGGAGTGCCTACGCAGCAAATAGCAGACTATTATGCAAGAAGAGCTGCAGCAGAAGTTGGGTTAATCCTTTCTGAAGGAACCGTGATCAACCGGCCCGCTTCAAAAAATATGCAGAATATCCCGGATTTTTACGGAACAGAAGCCTTAAACGGGTGGAAAAACGTAATTGATTCCGTACATGAAAATGGTGGAAAAATGGGACCTCAGATCTGGCACGTTGGAGATACCAGAAGTACTCCGGATTATCCGGCTGTAGACATGGAACAAGCATCGACGATGACACTGGAAGATATTCAGGATACAATTGCTCAGTTTGCAGCATCTGCAAAATCCGCGAAAGATCTTGGTTTTGATGTAGTTGAAATTCACGGGGCGCATGGTTATCTTATTGACCAGTTTTTCTGGGAAGGTACCAATACCAGATCTGATGAATACGGCGGAAAAACCATTAAAGAAAGAAGCCGTTTTGCGGTGGATGTTGTAAAAGCGATCAGAGCTGCAGTGGGAGAAGACTTCACGATTATCATTCGTCTTTCTCAGTGGAAGCAGCAGGATTATTTAGTAAAATTGGCCAATACTCCAGAAGAAATGGAAGAATGGCTATTACCTTTAAAAGAGGCAGGAGTTGATATTTTCCACTGTTCCCAAAGAAGATTCTGGGAACCAGAATTTGAAGGTTCTGACCTGAATTTCGCAGGCTGGGCAAAAAAAATTACCGGGCAGCCCACCATTACCGTAGGTTCTGTAGGACTGGAAGGTGATTTTATGGCTGCTTTCGGAGGGCAGGGAACGGAAAAAGCAGATTTAACGGAACTAACCAAAAGATTGGAAAGAGGTGATTTCGATTTGGTTGCCGTTGGTCGCGCACTGCTCCAGGATCCGGAGTGGGCTAAAAAAGTTAAGGAACAGAATACCGAGGCTCTGCTTGACTTTTCTGCAGAAAGCTTAGGGGTATTATACTAA
- a CDS encoding C1 family peptidase: MKNSKFVSLLFVLSAGSMMFAQDDLINKLKNNQSQNANFQFTTLKDVGATSVKNQGSSGTCWSYSGNSFLESEMQRMGKKPVDLAEIFTARNSYHDKAKLYVLNNGAISWGDGGELHDVINMYKKYGAVPQDVYTGLKQGQTLNNFSEMQGKLKPVLDSLVQAGSKGKLTDNWMSSVDAILDQYLGKVPANFTYEGKSYTPQSFAKEVVGINPEDYVEISSYKDYPYYQKFVVPIPDNWSHDSDWNVPMKDLTAIIDNAVNKGYSVGWATDVSEPYFSYKNGVAYVPDMNLDQINNENKGTLFIEPKKDKTITEDMRQQALNNLSTTDDHGMHIVGLAKDQSGKEYYMVKNSWGVTNDFEGYIYVTRPYVEYKSTAILVHKSALPKNIKKQLKPTKSIGL; the protein is encoded by the coding sequence ATGAAAAATTCAAAATTTGTATCATTACTTTTTGTTTTGTCTGCAGGAAGTATGATGTTTGCTCAGGATGACTTAATAAACAAGTTAAAAAACAACCAGTCTCAAAATGCCAATTTCCAGTTTACCACGCTGAAAGACGTTGGTGCAACTTCGGTGAAAAATCAGGGTTCTTCGGGAACATGCTGGAGCTACTCGGGAAACTCTTTTCTTGAGTCTGAAATGCAGAGGATGGGAAAAAAGCCGGTTGACCTTGCAGAAATCTTCACGGCAAGAAATTCTTACCACGACAAAGCAAAATTATATGTGTTAAACAATGGAGCGATCAGCTGGGGCGACGGCGGAGAACTGCATGATGTCATCAATATGTACAAAAAGTACGGAGCGGTTCCACAAGACGTTTACACAGGTCTTAAGCAGGGACAGACCCTGAATAACTTCTCTGAAATGCAGGGCAAACTTAAACCAGTGTTGGACAGTCTGGTTCAGGCAGGCTCTAAAGGAAAATTAACGGATAACTGGATGTCTTCTGTTGATGCGATTTTAGATCAATATCTTGGGAAAGTTCCGGCTAACTTCACTTACGAAGGAAAATCTTACACGCCGCAATCTTTTGCAAAAGAAGTTGTAGGAATCAACCCGGAAGATTATGTTGAAATCTCTTCATATAAAGATTATCCGTATTACCAGAAATTCGTCGTGCCGATTCCTGATAACTGGAGCCATGATTCCGACTGGAATGTTCCAATGAAAGATCTAACGGCGATTATCGACAATGCTGTTAATAAAGGGTATTCTGTTGGATGGGCAACGGATGTTTCAGAACCTTATTTTTCTTACAAAAACGGTGTAGCGTACGTTCCGGATATGAATCTTGATCAGATCAACAATGAAAATAAAGGAACTTTATTCATCGAACCTAAAAAAGACAAAACCATTACCGAAGATATGCGTCAGCAGGCTTTAAACAACCTCTCAACGACCGATGACCACGGAATGCACATCGTAGGACTGGCAAAAGACCAAAGCGGAAAAGAATATTATATGGTAAAAAATTCTTGGGGCGTAACGAATGATTTTGAAGGGTACATTTATGTAACAAGACCTTATGTAGAATATAAATCTACCGCTATTCTGGTTCACAAAAGTGCGCTCCCGAAAAACATCAAAAAACAACTGAAGCCAACTAAAAGTATTGGTCTTTAA
- a CDS encoding RNA polymerase sigma factor — protein sequence MDRELLLQCQRNERNAQRKVYEKMAGKLYSVCRRYLKNDEDIEEALADTFYKIFTKIDQLHNPDIFEAWARKITVNECLQKLRATKRLHISLEENHIISSDTDEHVSFEKDILHLLNFLPEGCRAIFNLFAIEGYPHKEIAVMLSISEGTSKSQLNFARKKLQELLVNQNV from the coding sequence ATGGATCGAGAGTTACTACTACAATGTCAGCGGAACGAACGCAATGCACAGCGGAAAGTCTATGAAAAGATGGCGGGAAAATTATATTCGGTTTGCAGACGGTATCTTAAAAATGATGAAGATATCGAAGAAGCATTGGCAGATACATTTTATAAAATTTTCACCAAAATAGATCAGCTTCACAACCCTGATATTTTTGAAGCATGGGCCAGAAAAATAACGGTTAATGAATGCCTGCAAAAGTTAAGAGCAACAAAGCGTCTGCATATATCGCTGGAGGAAAATCATATCATAAGTTCCGATACGGATGAACATGTTTCTTTTGAAAAAGATATTCTGCATCTCCTCAACTTCCTTCCGGAAGGCTGCAGGGCGATATTTAATCTTTTTGCGATTGAAGGCTATCCTCACAAGGAAATAGCAGTTATGCTTTCCATCAGCGAAGGCACATCAAAATCTCAGCTCAATTTTGCAAGAAAAAAACTTCAGGAACTTCTGGTAAATCAAAATGTTTAA
- a CDS encoding T9SS type A sorting domain-containing protein: MEVESSPRNSAAGAKLASAKKTGKSEAKGKKVKANEEFPDAGKLTAGEVNDFSKWNYWQDIAIPVLSEYKDQWKIFPDKRVSVQLVNKDKKPIIGKKLRLLNDKKEIIWEAVSDNKGNAELWIAPRTDNQSLSKKYFITDDKGKMLSAKVTLFKKEQNIITMDAPCLQKRNLDLAFVVDATGSMGDEISFLQAELLDVLRKVEKKLQNTTDVRYGSVFYRDHGDEYVTREFDFSDKAENMVNFIKKQNASGGGDTPEAVVEALDSSIDKLSWSKGNSTKIMFLILDASPHYSEENINKIYDKIRLAAKKGITIIPLAASDTDKETEYIMRTFALLTNGTYTFLTNHSGIGNNHIEPTTDSYEVEKLNDLFLRLILQRSTIPSCQKPSHNEFINKKIEVEIQNKVNPKVKIYPNPTRGLINIQSDKQLDELYVYDFSGKILIKKEKLPKGNNKIDITSYPQGLYLMRCRYGKHWDTFKIIKN; encoded by the coding sequence ATGGAAGTTGAATCTTCACCGCGAAATTCTGCAGCTGGAGCAAAATTAGCATCTGCCAAAAAAACCGGCAAATCCGAAGCAAAGGGTAAAAAAGTAAAAGCTAATGAAGAATTTCCGGATGCAGGCAAGCTTACAGCCGGCGAAGTAAATGATTTTTCAAAATGGAATTATTGGCAGGATATAGCAATTCCTGTTTTATCAGAATATAAAGATCAATGGAAAATTTTCCCGGATAAAAGGGTTTCTGTTCAGTTGGTTAATAAAGATAAAAAACCAATTATTGGGAAGAAACTAAGATTGTTGAATGATAAAAAAGAAATTATTTGGGAAGCTGTTTCCGATAACAAAGGAAATGCGGAATTATGGATTGCTCCAAGAACTGATAATCAATCTCTATCGAAGAAATATTTTATAACAGACGATAAAGGAAAAATGTTGTCGGCTAAAGTAACCTTATTTAAAAAAGAGCAAAATATAATTACAATGGATGCCCCATGTCTTCAAAAAAGAAATTTAGATTTAGCTTTTGTGGTGGATGCTACAGGATCGATGGGAGATGAGATTTCTTTTTTACAGGCAGAATTATTGGATGTATTGAGAAAAGTTGAAAAAAAGCTTCAGAATACTACAGATGTTCGCTATGGTTCTGTATTTTACAGAGATCACGGTGATGAATATGTAACACGTGAGTTTGATTTTTCTGATAAAGCAGAAAATATGGTAAATTTTATCAAAAAACAAAATGCCAGTGGAGGTGGAGATACTCCTGAAGCTGTTGTCGAAGCATTGGATTCATCCATTGACAAGCTCAGCTGGAGTAAAGGAAATTCAACCAAAATTATGTTTTTAATTCTTGATGCATCTCCACATTATTCTGAAGAAAACATCAATAAAATATACGATAAAATAAGATTGGCCGCAAAAAAGGGTATTACAATTATTCCTTTGGCAGCGAGTGATACAGATAAGGAAACGGAGTACATTATGAGAACTTTTGCTTTACTAACAAACGGAACTTATACATTTCTTACCAACCATAGTGGGATCGGAAATAATCATATCGAACCAACAACAGATTCTTATGAAGTGGAAAAGTTAAATGATTTATTCTTAAGGCTGATTCTGCAACGTTCAACAATACCTTCTTGTCAAAAGCCTTCTCATAATGAATTTATAAATAAGAAAATTGAAGTGGAAATTCAAAATAAAGTAAACCCAAAAGTTAAAATTTATCCAAATCCTACCAGAGGATTAATCAATATCCAATCGGATAAGCAGCTTGATGAATTGTATGTATATGATTTCAGTGGTAAAATTTTAATTAAAAAAGAAAAACTGCCGAAAGGAAACAATAAGATAGATATCA